The genomic stretch GTGGTGTTGCAGGGGAGGGCATCTAGGCATGGCCCGCCTGCACCTAGGTGCACAATCGAAGCAGATGCAGACATGGACATGTACTGATGGGTGATGGGGACTGGAGAGTGATTCTCCTCTTTTTTCTCGCTTTGAGATGAAGGGGGTGATGGCTTTTATTGTTGTAGCAATTTTGatcatatgttttttttccctctacAACAGGTTTTCATATAGttcaaaaatatataatatTGGATTTTGGCCGATATGTGGTCcaatctgaaaattccaaagcaCGCACAACCTTTAATCCCATATTGCTAATTTAAGAAGAGGTTACCTTGCTTAAATATGGGAGTCTCCTTTCTATGCAAAATAGGTGCAAATGAGAGAGAAGCAGACAGTTGATACACGCACGCGTAGCTCGCGTGCATTTTCGCGTGAAAATTCGCGTGACTTGTGGCTTGCGCGACGCGTACGTGTAGAGCAGGCTGTTATTTGTGCAATTACTATTTTTATGCTGAGCCTAATGGCGATTCAATGAGATTAAACTGCCATTTTAAACAGCAATGTCAGTTTCTACAATTTGATGATAGCAGTTTCTGTCATTCAAAATTGGCAGTTTCTACTATTTTACGAGGTTGTTTGATGGGGAAAACTGATGCACTATTGAGTCTATAATACCGGAGACGTCCTGGTTGAATAGAGGCTGAAAATACGCTCGCATTCCCACTCGCTGCGCTGAACCTTTTGCTGCTGCGCCTCGTCGACCTTCGAACTCGGCGTGCACCGGACTTGAAGGGAAGCGGGATCTCCGAAACCACTGCCGCGAGACTCCTGCACGGGGTGGCAATGAGGTTTTTGGGCAGCGTCTACACGCGACCGCTTGGTGACTCTGCAACACCTACAACACGTTCGACCACGTTCTGCGCGGAATTATTGAGTAATGTCCCTGCAACACCTTGTTCTAGTCAATATGTTGCCTGTTTACATGTGTTGTCTGCTTGCGTCAATTTTCATCTATGTGTTTTTGCTCCAAATAAAATCTGGAATGTTTTTAGGCACATTATTCCAACATATAACACTTATGAAGTACTTTTCGAAGCAAATCATATAATATGAATTTTCAAGTAATGAAAAAGTTTGTTTAGAGAAAAGACGCGTGATCAGAATTTCGAGAGGAAAAAAAGCTGCGGCGTCAAGTAAACGAAAATGGAGGATAGGACTTAGCAACCGAGAAGAATTATAAAAATGTGCCATTATGCACCATCTTATCATATATAACTCACAATCGATGACTTAATTCTCGTCTTACCGTTCCTTTCTCTGTGTTTGGCTTATTTTTGCTCTCCGAAAGCAGATTTGCAACATTTCACCTGATCTCAACTGCTGCCAACCTTCGGATTTGAAATGGAAGAATCATCCAAGACTCTTCCAGCTGCGAACTTTTTGCGTCACAATGACATCAAGAGGATGCAGATATTTTATGCGCACACGAGTTTGAACTGTGAAGTCTTGCGAGATAAAGTAACCGAACCAGTTCCAAACATACTGGATACAGCGAGCGCCTAAGCTAGCGCACATGCTGAATTTCTGCGTACCGGAGGAGGTAGCACACTCGCGCTCCGCTCCCTGCCCCCGCCCCCGGGATAGAGAAAAGAAGGGGGGAAAAAACCCAGCGACAGCCGTTTCCTTAGCCGTATCCAGCCCGCAAGCGGCCGGCGCCGCAAGCCGTTTCCGATTTCCGCACGCCTTCCTCCCCTCCCTTTCCCTTCCCTGCTGCCTCCAGGGGACCAGCTGCCCCGCACGACGCGAACGCGACGTCGGTGACGGTGATTTTCAATTGATTCCTCGACGTGGGGGTTGATGCGGATCGGCACGGCTGGATGCGGCGGGGATTCCGTCGTCCAGTCCGCTGACGAGGGGCCTGACGCGGGGACGGCGCCCCGAGTGAGCTGAGCCCCCACAGGCCCAGGCAGACAAACCACCTCGCGGCCTCCGTTTTCGCGTTGCCTTCTTCTGCCCCTTGCGGCTTCCGGGGGCCGATTTTTTTTTATGTGGGCGGGGGGAGGCGCCGAGGCGAGCGGCGCAGGCAGCTTCCGTGCAgcggggttttttttttgggcgCTGGCGGTCGTTGTCGCGCGGTAGCTAGCGAGCTCCAGCTAACCGCTGCGCGGGCTCGCCCAACTTGTGCTCTGCAAAGGATAGACATGGAGGGTAACAGTCGTGTCGTGTTGACGTCTCGATGGCgacatgttttgtttttttaaaaggaaaaatacTACTTCCGTTGTAAATTATTAGTGGCTCTGGATTCGTCCGTGCATTCTGGAGATCCCCTGCTCGGAAACGTGTGGACGGGATATTTTGGCTTCAAGTGCTCGTGAGCGTGGGGGAAGATTGAAattctcctctctttttttgaACTGGGGGAAGATTGAAATTCGAAACATGCTTTGTTATAGGGTTCGCAAAGGAAGAAATAGAGGCGTTTTTAAGAGCGAGTCGGGTTGTTTTGGCTTTATGCGAGCTGTTGTGTTTTGAACTTTTGATCCGACGCCATAAGTAAGCAAATCTCGAATGATTTTCCCCCCCAACATAGTTCAAGTGCAAGGCACAATTTTCCTGAATGCCGTTACACTTCCATTTGGGGATAGAATTTGAATTGCCCGTCATCCCATACCGTTAGATTGCGAACTGACAGTTTTATGTGAAGGCTGCTGCTCGTTAGCCGTTAGGTGCAGAAAGTGTCGGAAAGTCAAGCGTCAAGGGCATGACATGCTCTGTTTTCCTATTCCCAACTCGCTCTGTTTCATTGCCACAAGTAGTAACCACTAACCACTATCATTACGGTCCCAAAAGTTGGGATCGGTAgccaagagaaagaaagaaaatgcaaAATTCGAACTACAAACTAACAACGGCTTCAGTTCTAGTAGCTCCACAGTGCCACATCGCCGGCGTTGGCGTAGCCGTCGTCGCCGAACGCCGGGACCGCGGACGGCGGCTCCATGAGCATCGCCTGCGCCATGCTCGCGTAGTACAAGTCCCAGCTCATGTCATCGAACACGTCGAGCTCGAACGGCGAGGACTCCTCCCCGTCGGTGGAGACCTCGTCCTTGAcgctggcggcgggggaggaaggcgccgacgacgcggccgaccgcgcgtcctcctcctcctccgggagCGCCTCGCGGCGCAGGAAGTCCTCCACGGCCTCGGCGACCGCGTGGCGGACCTCGGCGAGGCTGGCGTACGAGGCCGGGACCGCGAGCAGCCACGCGGAGTCGGCGAAGTTGAGgcacgcgcccgcgccggcgatggcgagcATGGCGGCGTCGTGCGCCCGCGCGGCGCCCTCGGCGGTGTCGAACGTGCCGAGCCAGAGCCTGCAGCCGCGCCTCCCCGGCACGCGCACCTCGCACACCCACCGCCCGGCGTTGCCCCGGCGCCGGACGCCGCGGAACACGGGGTGCCGCGTCTCCCGGAACTtggtccgccccgccggccgcttcGGCGGCGACGTCCACACAGTCTGGTGGTGCTCCGACGAGGTCGAGGTCGAGGCCGATGCCCAGCTGCACGGCGAGGTTGACTCGGCGCTCATCTCCTTCTTGATCGGACACATCTTCTTCTTATCAGCTCTCGGTTGCTTAGCTTGAAGATCTTTGGTCGTTCTGACTGAGTTGGGTCTCGAGTGGGTTTGGGATGCGAATGGCGGATTTGCGGGCGCATATTTATAGGTGGTGGCTGGATGGAGCACAGAGTGCAAAGCGCGGGAAGAAGGGAGCCAGTCCAGTGGACGAGCACACAGCTGGAGAATGAAAGCAGAGGAAGGGGGGACGCATCTGGGTAAGGCCGGGAATGCAACTTGCAAGGCAACTGTGAGAGGCTTCGAGGGTGGCCTgatattttctttctttat from Setaria italica strain Yugu1 chromosome II, Setaria_italica_v2.0, whole genome shotgun sequence encodes the following:
- the LOC101781415 gene encoding dehydration-responsive element-binding protein 1A — translated: MCPIKKEMSAESTSPCSWASASTSTSSEHHQTVWTSPPKRPAGRTKFRETRHPVFRGVRRRGNAGRWVCEVRVPGRRGCRLWLGTFDTAEGAARAHDAAMLAIAGAGACLNFADSAWLLAVPASYASLAEVRHAVAEAVEDFLRREALPEEEEDARSAASSAPSSPAASVKDEVSTDGEESSPFELDVFDDMSWDLYYASMAQAMLMEPPSAVPAFGDDGYANAGDVALWSY